The genomic segment TTACAACATTTAATATtgaaactttcattttttatatgtatGCGACTATACACGGAAACTGCGCtggtgaaattgaatattttcgttTGTGGCGATTATTTTGATTACTCTTTAAATACGGACAAACTTGTTAGCTAGAGTTTTTACGACAGCTCGAAATGCTCTTAAAATAGAAAACTAACATTAATATGTCGAGGCCAAAAAAAATGAAGTAAGTGTTCCGCGTAGGACAAAGCCTGCCACTTTTTTGCGCAGGAGACCAGAATCTTGTTATATATATAGGCAAACTTAACATTGGTATTTAGGGTATTATTGCAACCGTTTTGGAAGTAAGACTGGTTGACAAATAAATTGGATATAGTCGATTCGTTTAAGAATAGATTACTGCTTCAATAGAATATTTGCAAAAGAATTGAAAGTTAAAAAGTGAATTGCAAGTTCATAAATTCTAAACTTCCGTGCTGACTTTATTGTTATTATAAGATAGATTACAAAGGTTCATTTAAATTTGCTCGTTTTGTTTTCTAAGGAGTTTCTAGTCGGTCATCTGTGAAATACACAATAAAGGACACAGTACAAATGTTCAAACCGTTGAAATATATTCTACACGAAAAGTTTAACAAGACCACATTTGAAAATGACATTGGCCTGAACCACATCATATTCAACAATGGAAGAGGTTTGAAATGGGAGTATCAAATATGTCACGTGACGTGTTACTTGTATGGATCTCACTGATATGAATAGTTCACCCTCTATCTACCCCAACATGGAAGAATAGCATACATGTCACTTTATATGATTACTAAAGCAATTTGTCTGAAATCTATATCCACCTCTAACTCAGAACAGTAGAACGAGTATGGGAAATTGAGACAAATCTGTTAAAAGGTCTAATATACTTTTATGTGTAAAGATTACACTTCGGACTTGAATTATAAAGTTAAAACGATCCAAAACATTGTACTCGAGCCATATATTTGTTTTACCTACTACAaattatatttagataaaaCTGGGTAAGAGATTATTTCCGAAATCTACTGTTCCTTTCGTCAATATAAAGGAGATAACGTTTAATGCTGGTGTGCGACCGGTTTGCCTTCCCTGTACACAGAAGTGTGTGATGCGTGGATGGGACAAGAATAAAAAATGTGAAGCGGAAGGTAGCTACAACGTctaaatgtttttgtatttgctCATATATTGCGTCAGAGATATTCTGACTTATTTTGAAATCACGCTTACGATGAagtgtaaaatcaaaaattgtcagttttaaaattgtttctAACTACCAGATAATAAGTGGATGACGGTTTATTCAAAATGAGTAGTATCCCAGCCTTGTGGAGCAcgattttaatttattacgTGCGAGTAATTGCAATACTTTCGCGTTGCGGAGcctatacccgagtccaatttattatttatgcctatgactttacaatgccctaacaggtAGTTTgtgcaaacaacgcatgtcacaatATCATTAACCAAAAATTTTCTGCCTGCAACAATTAAAAGGCCAATGTGTAACAAAGGTGCGACTTGCGGTTTCGCCCAGTTATTTCTATGTGGTcatcctgtattaaaggttgcccacccctgctttgGCTCAACATCGAACATGAATTTTTACTTTGTTTATCGTAGGTGAATTCCTCGTTAAGCCAGGGATCAAGATTGTTTTGACCGGGTTTGGAACTAGAGAAACTGATCACAATATTCAAAGTTTTCCAGATCGTCTTCAACAGGTTGTTTTAGAAGTGGGTAATAAAAAAAGGTAACTTGGCGCAGTTTATTAAAAGAGATAGAGAAGAAACACAAGAAGTAAAATTGACTTAATCTAATAAACATTATTAATAATCACCAGTATATGAGTTTTTATCTtgttattcaatatatatttacaaaaccGCAAAATAAAATTCTTGGGTGATTTCGATATAATTTATAaggattaaattatttcagTTGTCAAAGAGGAATAAACGACATCATTTTCTTTCATAAAGTTGGTTCGTTCGACTTGTATAATTCAACTTTCTGTACCGTTTCATCAGTACCACATAAAGTAATGACAGGGTGTTACGGAGACGGTGGGGGACCTGTCGTGAGGAAGGTGGATTTGTTGTTATATGGCATCTCTATGTTACATTAAATAACTTCAACATTTGTTGTTCATATACCCTACTTACTGTCATGTAATGTAATCGGATGTTTGAGAACCCTATTTAACGATACGAGCAAAATATTTCTCCGTACTGTTTCTGTATTCAAAATTCCCCAGAATTGAAGTTCTGATTTATACGCAGCAACAGTTTGACGTATCTATATAAATCGGTGCCCTATAATAACCTCATCGGACTGTTTctatgaaatatgaaaaaagacaAAATAGAATTTGTGATACTTTATGCAATTCCATCTCGCCATTATTTGTAATTAGTATGAAGCTAAAACAATAGATCATTTAATGAATCTCATTCATACAATCAAATTTATTGAACATAACGCATTGTTGTCAGATAACTCAACGAGATGGCAGCGTTTGCTGGGTTCAAGTTGGCATCAGCAGTTTTGGAGCTAAGTGTGATGGAACAATACCTGAATTCTACACAAAAGTTGCGAGTCATACAAACTGGATAGAAGAAGCAATGCAAAATAATTAACCCAAAAAACGTCAAATAATCGTttcatattattattgtatCGCTGGATCTGTTACAGACGTGTGTGCATGAGATGAAGAGTGAATAGAAGCAAGAATTCAGTATCTAATTTTATATGATACGATTATTTCATGTATattattcttgcaaaaatccccgtaaaatatatattccgtagaatgtatgtatgtttatttgcctcaaaaatgtaacagtatctgcataatagttAAACGGTATAAAAGAGGCGGGATACATGtacaagaccttactggcctaagacacagatgtgcgacatgcaccccaacaagtataactgcagGATAGGAAtgctgcgttatagtaggacaacagacatgaaatatacaaataaaactcttgtACAAGTACAATACACAGGACAAAGAGGTACGGCACCGCGATGATATGTACAACAGGCAGTTTATGGCACGTTCATGTCCCAGGTTCTGATGTGAGGGGATGGGAATAGGGTATAAATCgcatttttgtgatttttaccATAGATTGTACGAAACAAGTAAAAAGAAGCCAACTTGTTTGAAGAAACCAGGCAAGTAACATTGCTTGTTACAACCAcgagttttatatattttttattttattttgggaaATCTAGAAAATTATAACGCTTTGTTCTTCCTATTATCACTtgcataatttcaaaatttttaaaagcatttGTGGGACGTGGGATTAGGAACGAGGATTAATGTCTTTCCACTCAAATGAATAGAAGAAGTTTTATATGCACGTGCA from the Styela clava chromosome 5, kaStyClav1.hap1.2, whole genome shotgun sequence genome contains:
- the LOC120344348 gene encoding chymotrypsin B-like isoform X2 — encoded protein: MLFSIVVFVLVYNIQGTNGKQGRYCSPNLCFNGGKCYETDDGFICECPSDFMGKKCEVDAECPPLENPRNGYVVVGKVTYGSVVKYVCNEGYSLVGPDERVCTSSRKWSGLQPTCVDFSECGVTEPLDPTLHNQLVTRRVKRVVGGDDAPDNAWPWQASILVAVVESGNINVAKTLKRWELTTAGTIINKQWILTVTHPVQHMVPKYFYRQSVIVVGVSSRSSVKYTIKDTVQMFKPLKYILHEKFNKTTFENDIGLIKLGKRLFPKSTVPFVNIKEITFNAGVRPVCLPCTQKCVMRGWDKNKKCEAEGEFLVKPGIKIVLTGFGTRETDHNIQSFPDRLQQVVLEVGNKKSCQRGINDIIFFHKVGSFDLYNSTFCTVSSVPHKVMTGCYGDGGGPVVRKITQRDGSVCWVQVGISSFGAKCDGTIPEFYTKVASHTNWIEEAMQNN